Proteins encoded in a region of the Roseateles sp. SL47 genome:
- a CDS encoding TOBE domain-containing protein, whose protein sequence is MSISAINVRNQFRGTIKEIIEGPVVSEVDVQTVGGLVVTSVITTRSVKELNLTVGREVVALVKSTEVSLATL, encoded by the coding sequence ATGAGCATCAGCGCCATCAACGTCCGCAACCAGTTTCGCGGCACCATCAAGGAAATCATCGAAGGCCCGGTGGTGTCCGAGGTCGACGTGCAGACTGTCGGCGGCCTGGTCGTCACCTCGGTCATCACCACGCGCTCGGTCAAGGAACTCAACCTGACCGTGGGTCGCGAAGTGGTGGCGCTGGTGAAGTCGACCGAGGTGTCCCTGGCTACGCTGTAA
- a CDS encoding peroxiredoxin gives MATLRLGDIAPDFEQASTEGTIRFHDWLGDHWGVLFSHPADFTPVCTTELGTTAKLKDDFARRNTKVIALSVDPLESHQRWIADINDTQNTEVNFPIIADADRKVSELYDLIHPQASTTATVRSVFVIDPHKKIRLIITYPASTGRNFDELLRVIDSLQLTEYNSVATPANWKDGDDVVIVPSLQDPEVLKQKFPQGWEAVRPYLRYTTLPRRSAG, from the coding sequence ATGGCGACTTTGCGCCTGGGCGATATCGCCCCCGACTTCGAACAAGCCTCCACCGAAGGCACCATCCGTTTCCATGACTGGCTGGGGGACCACTGGGGCGTGCTGTTCTCGCACCCGGCGGATTTCACACCGGTCTGCACGACTGAGCTGGGCACCACGGCCAAGCTCAAGGACGACTTTGCGCGCCGCAACACCAAGGTGATTGCGCTCTCGGTGGATCCGCTGGAGTCGCACCAGCGCTGGATTGCGGACATCAATGACACGCAGAACACCGAGGTGAATTTCCCGATCATTGCGGATGCGGACCGCAAGGTGTCCGAGCTGTATGACCTGATCCATCCCCAGGCCAGCACCACGGCCACCGTGCGTTCGGTATTCGTGATCGACCCTCACAAGAAGATCCGTCTGATCATCACCTACCCGGCCTCCACCGGACGCAACTTCGATGAACTGCTGCGGGTGATCGATTCGCTGCAGCTGACCGAGTACAACAGCGTGGCCACGCCCGCGAACTGGAAGGACGGCGACGACGTCGTGATCGTGCCGTCGCTGCAAGACCCGGAGGTGCTGAAGCAGAAGTTCCCGCAGGGCTGGGAGGCCGTGCGCCCCTATCTGCGCTACACGACGCTGCCGCGCCGATCCGCCGGCTAA
- a CDS encoding S1/P1 nuclease gives MFTSLSRGAAALTLLAACCGQAFGYGAVGHNTVGDIASQLIQGHRAAAEVKRILGDISLRDIAVWDDCVKGIDPSKDFQYTSTGRFPECAVFEKPDEEARMRQYVQRNLEQCKPKAGDESCHKQYHYSNVAIQRGRYQPGAVGTSDHDLVPALKAAILVLRGGPETPPMDLNEREALALVAHTLGDLHQPLHMGSIYLDANGKVYDPDKQGADAQTHTVGGNAITLPKPDGTPGGNLHSYWDGLPNRLSPAQLAAMPAQAKLVTPTGGSPDRWVDEWASESLLQAQLAFDGMRFGPRQQTPRGSRWAATPPADYDTRSTEQVRLELIKGGARLAQLLMSIWPDKP, from the coding sequence ATGTTCACTTCACTGTCCCGCGGCGCTGCCGCTCTCACCTTGCTGGCCGCCTGTTGCGGCCAGGCCTTCGGTTATGGCGCCGTCGGCCACAACACAGTTGGCGACATCGCCAGCCAGCTGATCCAGGGCCACCGGGCAGCAGCGGAGGTCAAACGCATCCTGGGGGACATCTCGCTGCGCGACATCGCGGTGTGGGATGACTGCGTCAAGGGCATCGACCCCTCCAAGGACTTCCAATACACCTCCACCGGCCGCTTCCCCGAATGCGCTGTCTTCGAGAAGCCGGACGAAGAAGCCCGCATGCGGCAGTACGTCCAGCGCAACCTGGAGCAGTGCAAGCCCAAGGCCGGTGACGAGAGTTGCCACAAGCAGTATCACTATTCGAATGTGGCCATCCAGCGGGGGCGATATCAGCCCGGCGCCGTCGGCACTTCCGATCACGACCTGGTGCCGGCCCTCAAGGCTGCCATCCTCGTGTTGCGTGGCGGCCCGGAAACCCCGCCGATGGATCTGAACGAACGCGAAGCCTTGGCCCTGGTGGCCCATACCCTGGGCGATCTGCACCAACCGCTGCACATGGGCTCGATCTACCTGGATGCCAACGGCAAGGTGTATGACCCGGACAAGCAGGGCGCCGATGCGCAGACCCACACGGTGGGTGGCAATGCCATCACGCTGCCGAAGCCCGACGGCACACCGGGCGGCAATCTGCACAGCTATTGGGACGGGCTGCCGAACCGCCTGAGCCCGGCACAGCTGGCAGCGATGCCGGCGCAGGCCAAACTGGTCACCCCGACCGGAGGGTCGCCGGACCGCTGGGTCGACGAATGGGCCAGCGAATCGCTGCTGCAAGCCCAACTGGCGTTTGACGGCATGCGCTTTGGTCCGCGTCAGCAAACCCCGCGTGGCTCTCGCTGGGCCGCCACGCCGCCGGCCGACTATGACACCCGCAGCACCGAGCAAGTCCGCCTGGAATTGATCAAGGGCGGCGCACGCCTGGCGCAGCTGCTGATGTCCATCTGGCCGGACAAGCCCTGA
- a CDS encoding RBBP9/YdeN family alpha/beta hydrolase — MAAVLTPKLDATDLTGTGRWSGKTRTDAPRLLIIPGLHDSGAAHWQTWLEQQCRDAHRVRQRDFSQPDLERWSERIQSRLENAGGGEWIAVAHSFGCLALAHFLQQHPDAPIREALLVAPAEPDKFGLAERLPHQRLGRPTALIASQNDPWMSAASALRWATRWGSSYSNLGLVGHINAESGFGPFPLAKRWVEAARSRAARDRRPERASILEWSFSI, encoded by the coding sequence ATGGCTGCAGTTCTGACGCCGAAACTCGATGCCACGGACCTGACGGGAACGGGTCGTTGGTCTGGAAAGACCCGGACCGACGCGCCCCGTCTGTTGATCATTCCCGGCCTGCATGACAGCGGTGCTGCCCACTGGCAGACCTGGCTGGAGCAGCAGTGCCGGGATGCGCATCGGGTACGGCAGCGGGACTTCAGCCAGCCTGATCTGGAGCGTTGGTCGGAGCGTATTCAAAGCCGTCTGGAGAATGCGGGCGGCGGGGAATGGATCGCCGTGGCACACAGCTTTGGCTGCCTGGCACTGGCGCATTTCCTGCAGCAGCATCCGGACGCGCCCATCCGGGAAGCCCTGCTGGTGGCACCGGCGGAACCCGACAAGTTCGGCCTGGCCGAGCGCCTGCCCCATCAGCGCCTGGGCCGCCCGACGGCCTTGATCGCCAGCCAGAACGACCCCTGGATGAGCGCCGCCAGCGCCCTGCGCTGGGCCACCCGCTGGGGCAGCAGCTACAGCAACCTCGGCCTGGTGGGCCACATCAACGCGGAATCGGGTTTTGGCCCCTTCCCACTGGCCAAGCGATGGGTGGAAGCCGCCCGCTCACGAGCTGCCCGGGATCGCCGTCCGGAGCGAGCCAGCATTCTGGAGTGGTCGTTCTCCATCTGA